Proteins from one Oncorhynchus masou masou isolate Uvic2021 chromosome 12, UVic_Omas_1.1, whole genome shotgun sequence genomic window:
- the LOC135549144 gene encoding muscarinic acetylcholine receptor M1-like, whose protein sequence is MNHSCLSQTSDTTNVTADPLGGHEIWEVVVIVLITGPLSLVTIIGNLLVVISFRVNRQLRTFSNYFLLSLAVADLILGAVSMNLYAVYIIMGRWTLGSLACDVWLAVDYVASNASVMNLLVISFDRFYSITRPLTYRAKRTTRRAAAAIGLAWAVSFILWGPAILFWPHVVGREAQDGGDCSIPFLTEPALTFGTAIAAFYLPVTIMGILYWKIYWEIEKRAQGLEGLMGSGSSGGASQVSGRRDVYSSSTKSSVSSSREVPVGREQSCEVTQGCFPVREEPKQSSERRIATLSLSPTKGAYREGCRDSICNIDEEEPTVSLSSSEEEPVQTQQGASAKTSPKAMIPLRDAQGRDTVGAIKPLTSRAEDSTAGPQGRQPPLRGSTSDSRRHKQPKAKRRRNTIVREKKAARTLCAILLAFILTWTPYNIMVLVSVSYCVPEKLWQLGYWLCYINSTVNPVCYALCNEHFRVTFKTLLLCRPGQRNWGMAYNANHASFRTHKTSSTV, encoded by the coding sequence ATGAAccactcctgtctctcccagaCCAGTGACACCACCAATGTGACAGCAGATCCACTGGGGGGCCATGAAATATgggaggtggtggtgattgtactCATCACAGGGCCTCTCTCCCTGGTCACTATCATAGGTAACTTGCTGGTGGTGATCTCCTTCCGGGTCAACAGGCAGCTGCGCACCTTCAGCAATTACTTTCTGCTGAGCTTGGCGGTGGCGGACCTGATCCTGGGAGCAGTCTCTATGAACCTCTATGCTGTTTATATTATCATGGGACGCTGGACCCTAGGCAGCCTGGCCTGTGACGTCTGGCTGGCTGTGGATTATGTGGCCAGCAACGCCTCCGTCATGAACCTGCTGGTCATCAGCTTCGACCGCTTCTACTCCATCACCAGACCTCTCACCTACCGGGCCAAGCGCACCACACGCCGGGCAGCCGCAGCCATCGGCCTGGCCTGGGCCGTGTCCTTCATCCTGTGGGGGCCAGCCATCCTGTTCTGGCCCCATGTAGTGGGCAGGGAAGCACAGGACGGGGGTGACTGCTCTATCCCGTTCCTGACCGAGCCTGCTCTCACATTCGGCACGGCCATCGCTGCCTTCTACCTTCCTGTCACCATCATGGGAATCCTGTACTGGAAGATCTACTGGGAGATCGAGAAGCGAGCCCAGGGTCTGGAGGGGCTAATGGGGTCTGGGAGCAGTGGAGGGGCCTCCCAGGTGTCTGGGCGAAGGGATGTCTACTCCAGCAGTACCAAGAGCAGTGTGAGCAGCTCCAGAGAAGTGCCTGTGGGCAGGGAGCAGAGCTGTGAGGTGACCCAGGGCTGCTTCCCTGTGAGAGAGGAGCCTAAACAGAGCAGTGAGAGGAGAATAGCAACACTGTCATTGTCTCCCACCAAGGGGGCCTACAGGGAGGGCTGCAGAGACAGCATCTGTAACATAGATGAGGAAGAGCCTactgtctccctttcctcctcagaGGAAGAACCAGTGCAGACGCAGCAGGGGGCGAGTGCTAAGACAAGCCCTAAAGCCATGATCCCACTCAGAGACGCCCAGGGCAGAGACACCGTAGGGGCCATCAAACCCCTAACATCCAGGGCAGAGGACAGTACAGCAGGTCCACAGGGCAGGCAGCCCCCCCTAAGGGGCTCCACATCAGACTCCAGACGCCACAAGCAGCCCAAAGccaagaggaggaggaacacaaTTGTCAGGGAGAAGAAGGCAGCCAGGACCCTGTGTGCCATCCTGCTGGCTTTCATCCTGACCTGGACGCCGTACAACATCATGGTGCTGGTGTCCGTCTCCTACTGCGTGCCCGAGAAGCTGTGGCAGCTTGGCTACTGGCTCTGCTACATCAACAGCACCGTCAACCCAGTCTGCTACGCCCTCTGCAACGAGCACTTCAGAGTCACCTTTAAGACGCTGCTGCTCTGCAGGCCGGGACAGAGGAACTGGGGAATGGCTTATAACGCCAACCATGCCTCCTTCAGGACACACAAGACCAGCAGTACTGTCTGA